The sequence ATTTTTAAGAGTGGAACAATTGGTTATGACCTCATCGGAAGTAAAATATTTAGCTTCCGAATTATACTCTTTTATTTCAAATGACTTTTGCCATGAATCGTAACTGATTTTTATTCTTCTGACCTTCTCTTTCTCGATACTATCCGGCCAGTATCTGTTTTTCTTCCACAACTGTACTTTGTATTCGAGAGTTGCAGTCAATCCACTCCTTAGGCCGGCCAGCAATTGTTTATTTATTATATTATCCGAATAAAAATCAAACAATAATGTACTGCTTTCAAATCTGATATTTTCAAATCTGCATCTTATATGCCTGGTGCCGCCGAAGGCATTTAAAAATATAAAAGAAAAAATAATTAAGCAGATTACAGTCTTTTTCATTATAAATCACTCATGAAAAAGGCTGATCCTTGCAGAAAAGAATCAGCCATATCCATTCATTCCAACAATTTGATTATTTTAAAAGAACCATTTTTTTAGTATCAACATAAGGCGCTTTACCATTGACAGGTACTGCCCTGAATTTGTAAAAATATACACCCGCAGAAAGCTTATCGCCATTTATGTTTTCAGCATTCCAGATTATCTGATGGGAGCCTTCTCTCTCAACACCTCTTGCAATTCTTGTGACCTCTTCCCCTCTATTGGAGTATATCACAATATCAACCCTTGCCGGAGCTGTAAGAAAATACCTGATAGTTGTTTCAGGGTTAAACGGATTTGGAAAATTCTGATCAAGCCTGAAATCCTCAGGTAATGAGTTGCTGCTGCCGCAGTCAGGGTCACAGATGCCTGTCATTTTATTTGATGTGTCAAGTCTTACAACAAGGCTGGCATCTGTAAAGTTATCATTTGTTTCCCCTGAATGAGATACAACCTCCAGTACCGGCCCTATTTTGGGTGTAAACCACTCATACGAGATAAAATTTTCCGACACCTCTGCAAGGTTGGCGCCTACTGTTAGATGAAAACTTCTGTGTATCTTCAACCTTACGCACTGAAAGCTTCCCGAAGGTATTGTCAGAGTTCCCGAGCCGTCAACCTCAACATACGAAGAATCAGTTACAAAAAGATCTACATCAACATTTACACCTGGTGCTAATGTTACTCTGATCTGCTTCATATATGCAGCTTTACGAGTCCACAATTTCCCCGTGCTGAGAGGGAATGAATAACGTATCTCGTCAGAATCATAAACTATTGAACCTGCATAAATCGGATTCGCAGTACCCATGCCGATTGAATAAATATTATTGTTATTTAAATACTCAAAACTGTTCAATGAAAAAAGATCTTTTACACCATTATTCAAAAGATAGGGAATGGCAGAAAGGGAAAGAAACTGTTTGCTCTTAACAACCCACTGCGCCCTGGAAAAATCATCAATATAATAAAGAGTATCCTGTGGAGGAATCTGATATAGCTGCTGAAATTTTACAGCCTGCAAATCCTGCGTAAAATTCCAGGTTTGTCCATCCCCGGGATTCCCAATATTTACTGTAATGCTGCCTGTTGTATCTGCACAATATACAGATTCCGTACCGACTGCAGGATATTCGCTTATATTAATTGTAACCTGAGAATAGACAGGTACAATAACTGCTATAATTAAAGCAGTTAGAATAATATTTATCTTTCTGAATCTCATTATTATGCGCCTCCATCTTTATTATAAATATTTTAACAACCATATCGGTAAAAGTCAAGAAAAATAAATCATTCCGCAGTTAATGTCATAATTGTTGATATAAATTTATCACACACAGATTCTGCCTCTTCCTCTGTTGCTGCTTCAGCCATCACTCTTATTATCGGTTCGGTATTAGATTTTCTTACCTGTACCCAGTAATTTTCTTCTTCAATTTTAATGCCGTCAACAAGATTCATCCTTGAACCGGCAAATCTCTCTTTCAATTTATTAAGGATATGATCAGGGTCATTCTGTCCTGTTTCTATCTTCTTTTTAATAATTTTATACTTCGGCACCTTGTTAAACATCTGGGAAACAGATTCATTCTTATCAGCCAATGCCTGAAGCATAACTGCTGCTGCAAGAGGGGCATCTCTTCCGAGATGAATATCCGGCAAAATGAGCCCCCCGTTCCCTTCTCCTCCTGCAACCGCATCAACTTCCATCATCTTTTTTACAACGTGGATTTCACCTACTTTTGTGCGATAAAGCTCAACGCCTGCTTCTCTTGCCACTTGCTCAATTGCACGCGTAGTTGAAATGTTTACAACAACCGGGCCTTTACGTTTACTCAGAATATACCTGGAAGCTAAAACTACTGTATACTCTTCTCCGATGGGATTACCGCGCTCATCAATTACCGCACATCTGTCAACATCAGGATCAACAGCAAAACCAACATCAGCCTTGTTATCTTTTACTTTTTGACAGAGATCGCCAAGATTCTCCGGTACCGGCTCAGGAGTATGTGCGAACCTTCCGGTCGTTTCAACATTAAGAGGATAAACCTTACATCCGAGAGCATCTAAAAGCAGGGGAATAATTGTTCCGCCAGCTCCGTTTACACAATCACAGGCAACTTTAAATCTGCGGCTCCTTATCTTTTCCACATCAATAAAATCAAGATTCAGGATTGCATTAACGTGATCCTCCGTAGCTTTATTATAAGAAGAAACTGTACCAATACTGTCCCATCCTGAGTATCGGATTTCCTGATTATCAATTAAAAATTTGACTCTCGCGCCCTCTTCTTCGTCAAGAAAAATGCCATTTTTGCTTAAAAGTTTAAGAGCATTCCATTCAACCGGATTATGGCTTGCAGTAATTATTATTCCTCCTACTGCATCGGAATTTTTTACTGCAATCTCAACAGTAGGAGTTGAACAAATCCCAAGGTCAACAGGACTGCATCCAACTGCCATTAGGCCGGAAAAAACAGCGTGCTTTACCATCTCACCTGTTACCCTTGAATCACGCCCTACCATTACTCTGCCGCATCCGTAAAACATACCGGCTGCCGCACTGAATTTAACCATTAAATCAGGAGAAAGCCCCTCGCCCACAATTCCTCTGATGCCGGAAATACTGATCATAACAGGTTTTCCCACGTCATTTTCTCCTTTCTATTCTAATTTTATGCTTTCAATTCTCCATTTAAACTATAGGCTCTAATATGAGTTAGAGCCCAGTCTTTATACATCCTTTCACGGCAATATACACCTTTATATACATTCCACGCTAAATAGATATCTACATACTATATTCGAATTGCAGAACCTTGTATCAACTCTTTGCAGACCTTACAAGTCCGGTCAGCATTCTCCCAACTTCCATTGCAGCAAGAAGTATTTCATCATTATCTTTTATATATCCCAGATCCTGAGACAGTATGAGATAATATTTTATTTCTTCAATACCTTCCTGGCTGGCTTTATAATAGTATTCTTTCTCTCTTGGATCCCGCCTCATAAAACCTGCACCTATTTTCACAGGTACAGTTTCAGCTGCACTTCTCATTTTTGAAGCTAATTCATTTCTTTCATCTTTTGGGAACTTTTTCGTCAGCTCATATATCTCCAGGACAAGTTTATGAGCCTTCTGCCAAACATTTAATTGTCTGAAATCTGTAAGTTTTTCTGACACTTATTTCCTCCTCCACTTTTCCTCACAATAACCCGCGAAATGTAAAAACATAACTCCTTACCGGTTCCAAATACCTTTGACGCAAAGTATAATGATAATTACGTAAATTTTTTACATCAAAATTCAATTGAAATTTATAAAATTTATATCCGAATCGCAAATCAATTACGTAAATAGGAACTCTCTCATCAGAATTATAAATATTGACAACTTCTTCTATTCTGCTTGCATATCTGTAATCCATGCCCATGCTGACTTTTTTAATATTCAGATCAAATCCTGCAGTAAACCTGTTACGGGATCTGTAGTTTAAAATCTTGCCTGTTGCAAGATCTTCAGGATCCAGATATGTGTAGCCTATCGTACCTGTAACAACTCTGCCAAATCCCGTCATTTTAACAAGAAGCTCTACACCTCTGTTTCTCGCTCTTCCAATATTTACAAACTGGAATGCCTGTTCATCAGGATTCATTACAACATCAATCATATTTTTATACTGCATCCAGAAAAAAGAAAGGTCCACTATAAATGCAGGTTCTGCATTCTGTAAAAACCACTTTATCGGATTAGGGAAAAACCCTGGTTTTATTGAATTTCTTCGGGGAAGCACAATTGTCTGTCTTATTCCTGTTTCAAAATTCCAGGAGCGTTCAGCCTTATTCAGATCCGGATTCCCCACAACTCTGAAACCTGATGCTGAAGTAGTTGCAAAAACCTCTGCAATAGAAGGTGCGCGGAATCCATGCCCTGCAGAAGCTCTTAAAGATGTAAATTGCCACGGCTTAAAAATTAGCCCGGTACGAGGGCTTATCTGCTGGTCAGTGGATATAGCATCAATAACATGATAATCATATCGTGTTCCAAGGATTGCCCTTATTTTTTTTGATATTGCAATTTCATCTTCAGCGTAAACAGCAGCATCCCATACATACCGGTTGCCGTATATTAAAGATCTGGTCTTATAATAAGTGCCTTCCGCGCCTATTGTCAGAGATTGGATACCATTTACGTAATCAGCCTGGACTTCTGTTCCCATCCTGTCTGTAACAGCATAATCCCTGTTATCATAAAAATAGTTACGCCAGTCACATCTGTACCAATGAGCCTTTGCAGTTAGAGCCCATTTTCTGGAAATCAGATGCCTGTATGTGGCAAATACACTTTCTTTTAAATATTTCACTCTGTTACCAAGCTCTTTTTCCGGTACTTCGAGCGGGCTGTTCTGACTTTTCCATTGCAGAAAATCGCCATGATTGTTGTTTGCCCATTGTGCAGATAACTCAAGTTGCCCCCGTTGCCCTACAGGTGTCTTTGCCTTGAAAAGAGCATTGAATTTAACAAAATCCCCGTTTTCCTGATACCCTGTTGACTGTTTTGTACCTACGGACAAGAGCAATCCCAGTTTTCCTACATGCCTTGTATGTGTAATATTAAGCCCTTTGTATTCCAGAGCGCTTCGTAAATTTATCTTTTCTCCCCTTTTTATCTGCCCTGGCAGAAACCTTTTAGTCCATCTCCACTCCTGATATGCCGGTTCGTCATATATACCCCAGAATGTTTTGTATCTTGTTTCAGGCTGAACAGAGGGTTCTTTTGTAATGATATTAACAACACCTGCCATTGCATTTGATCCATACAGGGCTGATCCTGCCCCTTTCATGATCTCAACCCTCTTCACCTCATCAACAGGGATTAAATCCCAGTTTATACTCCCTGCATCTCCGCTTATCATCGGATGCCCGTCAACAAGCAAAAGTACCCTGCTTCCTGCTGACCAGTTAAAACCTGTAGAGCCTCTGATATCCAACTGTCCGTCAATAATTCTTACACCGGAACTCGTTGAAAGTACTTCATCAATAGATATCGGGTTTCTCTTTATGATGTCGCTTCTTCTCACAACTTCAATGGAAACAGGTGAATTCTCAACATATTTTTTACTCTTTGTTGCAGTTACAATTAAAGGTTCCTGTGGAATGGCTGCCTGCCTTAATTTAAAAACCATATCTTTCTGGCCCGCTTTCCACAACCTTGTTTGATGCTTATACCCTATCATGGATGCTTCTATAACAGCATTTCTCATAGAGACATGTATCCTGAATTCCCCTTTTACATCAGTAGATGCCCCCAAAACCGTGTTCTTGACAATTACGTTAACACCTACAAGTGGTTCGCCTGTTTTTGAATCAACAACCTTTCCTGAAATGGCTGCTTCGGTCTGCAGAGCTGAATGTACAGTTGCTGCAAAAATAAGCATGTTGAATATAATAAGTATCTTGCGGTAGTTCATTATCTCACATCCCTTTTATAAAAAGGTGTATCCGAATCAACATTTTTAAAATCAGCAGTTATATCAATACTACTTATAACACTGCCCTTTGATACATATACAGGCGATGGGATATTACTGGTTCCATTTTCATAATACGCTCCTAACTCTCTTACCCCGAATAGGTACAAAGGGATATCAGGGAACCAAACCACAACTATCCACTCGTAAAAGCCCTCATCAAGCGAAATAAAATAGTCATAACTATCCGAGTATTTCGGTATTGTATCACTGAAAGCTATAAGATTGTTTATAACAAAACCAAGCAGGGAGTCCTGATCCTGAATGCCCTCAGGATATTTGGCAAGCACTGCCACTCTTACCTCTTTTGTAGAATCGGGCCACACTCCTTTAAAATCAATATGGCCTCTTATTCCTGTGGCACCCCCTCCTGATACAACAGGAGAGAGGCCATGTCCGGAATAGCATGTCATTAAAAATAATGATACAACCAATAATGGAAACGAGATAAATAAAATTCTTATTCTTCTATTCATTACTGCTTCTTTTCTTCTTTTTGTTTTTTATTAAATACAGCACCGCCGATAACTCCTCCAAGCATACCGAATACCGAATAAATAACAAGTTTTACTACCAGCTGGAATAAAATAAGCATAGGCCCGATAAAGGATTCCCCTCTCAGAGTATCAAGCATATCTTTTATTTCAGGTGAGATATCCTGCCTTGATTTCAAGACTGATTCCAAAAATGCCATTCCAGGTTTAAAACCAATTGCCAGGAAAAAATAATTTATTAAGGTGGCAAAGAGAGCTCCGAATACCCCGGCAATAAGACCTAAAAGAAGAGCATCTCCCTGAGTCATTTCAGAATCTTTCGGCAGGTCTTTTTTGTAAAGATAGACTGCAAGAAAACCACCACCTAAAACCCACATGCAGCACAGACAATTTCCAGCACTGATAATCGGGAAAGTTGATAAAACAGCGATAACAGCTCCGCCAATCAGAGCGGGAATAAGTTTACTTTGATTTTGATCCATAAGTCACCCCTTTTTTTTTATTTAAATCAAAAATGGCATTAATAAAAAGATTTGCAGCAATAAACCCTGGCAATAGTCCTGTCAATAATCTCATTAGATTAGATGAATTAAAAATGTTAAGATGGGAAAAAATAAATTCCGTCAAAAGAATCGCACCTCCGATTATAAGAAGTTCTCTCAGCCTTGTATTGATTTTTCTTCTTAACAACGGATAAAAAATTATACCTGCAAAAAATCCTGAATAAATCCCCGTGCACCTGGAACAAACGGCCAATTGGACATCATTTATTATAAATGATCTTTCTTCCTGCTGATGACATATATGAGAGAAAAATATAAAAACAACAGCTCCGGCCTTTTTACTTATCAAACTACTTTGAGAAGCAACAGGCGGAACAAAAATTGAAATCCACCATATAAACGTTAAAAACAGAACTACTGTATATATTATTTTTTCTGATCTTATTATTTTATACCGCCCTGTTTTCAAATGAGATACAAAGAATTTCTTACAATTAATATGAAAACTTTCAAGTCAAAAGTCAATATTTTTTTCTTATATCTTTTTATTGCACAAAATCCTAAAACGCGGTCATGTTAAAATAATACTTTATTAAATAGAAAAAGTTATTTACCTTATAGTAGATTTATACTTAAAACAAGAACAATAAATTTTATTTTTCGTATAATTAAAAAGGGATTTTAAAAAAGCTGAAAAAGCAATTCTATGAGCTGGCAATATTTTGGGCCTATAAGCATTGGCACACATATTGCAGTATTCTCTGTAGATTACTTGTTGAATACGAAAGGAATTTAAATCAAGATGGTTAAAACTTTTATCTTAAAATTAAGTGAATTAGATCATTATCTGTGTATCCACATTGCCGGGTGGAACGGCAGAAAATTCCTTGATAGAATCATGTATGCGCTCTCTCATCTTGGATACGGATATCTTTACCCCGCTATAATCGGCTGCACTGCAATGTTTGACCGCAGTAACTCAGGGCCTCTTTTACAGAGCGGTTTTCTTGCATTTTTAATTGAAACCGTTAGCCAGACAATTTTAAAAATCAAGGCAAGAAGGCAGCGGCCGTTTTTAGTACTGCCTCAAATTAAATCTATAATGAAGGCTCCTGATATGTTCAGCTTCCCTTCCGGACATGCTGCCGGTGCATTTGTGATGGCAACAATCTTTTATCACTTTTATCCCTCTTTATCAATCCCCCTTTACGGGACAGCATCTGCAATTGGGTTCTCAAGAGTTTACAATGGGGTTCACTATCCAAGTGATGTGCTTGCAGGGTCTTTTCTCGGTTTTATTTCTGCACGTCTCGGAGTGATGATAGCACTTTAAAAAGATTGTTTCCGGTTATTTTATAATTTAAAAAGCCCCCTTTATTTAAGGAGGCTTTTTTCCAAATATTTTTATCCCCAAATATCTTTCAGCATAACTTCATGCCTGCATTTGGGGCAAAGTACTTTCATTATATCTGTTCTTCTTATCTCTGCATCTTCAAATCTCTCTGCAGGAGATGTTTCAATACCTGCAGGGACCAATACGAGATTAGGATTTCCATAGGCAAGAGTACCGAGCTTTTTGGAAGTCCATTCCAAATGATCTTTTGTTGTAATGATACTGTGACATACTTCACAAATTACAAGTTCTTTTTCAATACTTTCACATGCAAGCTTTCTATCAAAAAGTGCAAGATCAAACTTGCTTGTAAGCTGAATACCTTTACCAGTAATACAATTCTGCTCACAGTTCCCGCAAAAAATGCAGGAATCATACCTCAGTTCAATTTTCCTTAATGGATTTTTAATTGTAACCGGTTCTTCAGGATCAATGACATGAATAGCATTACCGGGGCACACTTCCGCACATGCTCCGCAACCCACACAATACTCATCAAAATATTCCGGTTTTCCTCTGAACCCTTCAAAAGGTATGTGCTGTTCTTTTGGAAATTTTGTCGTATAAGGCTTTGAAAAAAGTGATCTCAATGCCTCACGAAGTTCTCTTAACTTAGGATACTTCATATTATTCCCATATTACAGTCTCGGATTATCGCCTCGATCTTCGGCGTATTGATCAACAACACTCTTTTCCCACAATTTAACTCCAAAAATGTGCGCTCCTCTCGCAATAGCATGAGCACCAACCGGAGATGTTAAAAGTACGAATGGGATACCTATTAATGCTTTTACTCCGAGTCCTGTAAATCCCTTCATAATAAATATTCCAAAAAGTATTCCGCATGTACCAAAAGTCACACATTTAGTCGCAGCCTGAAGCCTGTTATATACATCAGGTAATCTTAATAGACCTAGACAGCCCAGAGCATCAAATGCAACCCCCATACCTATTATGATTTTTCCTACAATTTCATTCCACATAGCATTACTCATCCAATGTTTTATGTGCAAGATACTTTGCAAGCGCAAGAGTTCCAAGGAAACTCAAAAATATCCATGCAAGAGCAACATCAATAATAAAATCTCTTTTTGATATAACCGCCCACAATGCCGTCATTCCAACTGCAAGTGTTCCGATAATGTCAATTGCAACCATCCTGTCAGGTATGGTACGTCCCACAGCAGCTCTTACCAGACATGCAAAACAACAACCTACCAGAATTAAAAAGAAAGTATTCATAGCTCTCTCAATTAAATATCTTTAATAGAATCTTCTCAAATTTCCCAGCTATCTTTTCGCTGGCCCTCTTAATATCAGTGTGCTTAACATTAATGCAATGGATGTACAGAATGTCTCCTTTGATATCCACTGTCAATGTACCGGGTGTAAGCGTAATGGAATTAGATAGAATCGCTTTCCCCATATCAGATTTCAATTTTGTTTTCACTCTTACAATTCCGGGATTGATAGGCATACGAGGATGGAGAACCCTGTACGCAACATCAAAATTTGCCTTTGCCATTTCCCATACAAATACAGGGAGATATACTGCTACCCAGAACCATCTTTCAGGATTTAAAACTTTATTTGTATCTCTGATAAAATTTTCGCCGAAAATAATCCCTGACAATATCGCAATAACAATACCGATTAAAATATGCTGCCAGTCCAAAGACCATGAAAGTCCAATCCAAAGCAAGAATGAAAAGAGTATGAGCAGGATTTTTCTCACCTCATCCTCCCAGAACCATTTGTACGTAGTTTAGACCACCGGCAATAATATTTGCTGCCGGACTCAAAATCATTGTCTTTAATCCGGGTATTAAAAGCAAACCCATAGTTATACTTAAAATAGCAAGAATAACCATAGGAATACTCATCATAACAGGAACTTCTTTTATATCTTGAAAAATTTTATTTAACTTACCCTGAAAAACCATTTTATTAAATTTCATAAAATACACTATTGTAATAATACTTACCAGAACAAAAACCAACGCCAGAATAAAATGCTTGCTCTGAACAGCAGCAATTACAATTAAAAGTTTACTCCAGAATCCTGCAAATGGAGGTATCCCACTAATTGATAAAGAACCAATAAGGGATGTTCCTGATGTCAGCGGCATTACATCACCAAGCCCGCCCATTTTTTCCATATCACGTGTTCCTGTTCTATATACAATTGCGCCAGAATCTAAAAATAAAAGTGACTTAAAAGCAGCATGATTCATCATGTGAAAGAGTGCTGCAAAATATCCCAAAGATGTCCCAAGTCCAAGAGCAAAAATAACGCACCCTATTTGACTTATTGATGAATACGCAAGCATACGCTTTACATCTTTTTGTCCAACTGCGAGAATGCCCCCCACAACCATTGAGAGTGTTCCGAAAACAAGAAGCATTAGAGACAAAAATTTAAATTGAGATATACCAAATACATTAAAAAATATTCTTATTAATGCATAAACCCCAAGCACTTTTATAACAACACCTGAAAGCATTGCAGAAATCGGTGCAGGTGCGGAAGGGTGCGCATCAGGCAGCCATGCGTGAAACGGAATCAGAGCAGCTTTTAAAGAGAATCCCACAAAGAAAAGAATTGCAGTAAACATCAGAGCTGAATTCATACCTGTATTTGAGATCATTTTTGAAGCATCTGCCATGTTCAGGGTACCTGTAACTCTGTAAAGTATTGCAATTGC is a genomic window of bacterium containing:
- a CDS encoding DUF4390 domain-containing protein, with the translated sequence MKKTVICLIIFSFIFLNAFGGTRHIRCRFENIRFESSTLLFDFYSDNIINKQLLAGLRSGLTATLEYKVQLWKKNRYWPDSIEKEKVRRIKISYDSWQKSFEIKEYNSEAKYFTSDEVITNCSTLKNFNIADTKSLSSGEEYRIIVRVLLKKISLENYEEIKKWLEGRAEEFDIKKIKSAKPPGKKATNWFFNLLLNVTGFGDNVTISKSKWFKAVQYDKTGGNQQ
- the glmM gene encoding phosphoglucosamine mutase, coding for MISISGIRGIVGEGLSPDLMVKFSAAAGMFYGCGRVMVGRDSRVTGEMVKHAVFSGLMAVGCSPVDLGICSTPTVEIAVKNSDAVGGIIITASHNPVEWNALKLLSKNGIFLDEEEGARVKFLIDNQEIRYSGWDSIGTVSSYNKATEDHVNAILNLDFIDVEKIRSRRFKVACDCVNGAGGTIIPLLLDALGCKVYPLNVETTGRFAHTPEPVPENLGDLCQKVKDNKADVGFAVDPDVDRCAVIDERGNPIGEEYTVVLASRYILSKRKGPVVVNISTTRAIEQVAREAGVELYRTKVGEIHVVKKMMEVDAVAGGEGNGGLILPDIHLGRDAPLAAAVMLQALADKNESVSQMFNKVPKYKIIKKKIETGQNDPDHILNKLKERFAGSRMNLVDGIKIEEENYWVQVRKSNTEPIIRVMAEAATEEEAESVCDKFISTIMTLTAE
- a CDS encoding four helix bundle protein, producing MSEKLTDFRQLNVWQKAHKLVLEIYELTKKFPKDERNELASKMRSAAETVPVKIGAGFMRRDPREKEYYYKASQEGIEEIKYYLILSQDLGYIKDNDEILLAAMEVGRMLTGLVRSAKS
- a CDS encoding TonB-dependent receptor, with protein sequence MNYRKILIIFNMLIFAATVHSALQTEAAISGKVVDSKTGEPLVGVNVIVKNTVLGASTDVKGEFRIHVSMRNAVIEASMIGYKHQTRLWKAGQKDMVFKLRQAAIPQEPLIVTATKSKKYVENSPVSIEVVRRSDIIKRNPISIDEVLSTSSGVRIIDGQLDIRGSTGFNWSAGSRVLLLVDGHPMISGDAGSINWDLIPVDEVKRVEIMKGAGSALYGSNAMAGVVNIITKEPSVQPETRYKTFWGIYDEPAYQEWRWTKRFLPGQIKRGEKINLRSALEYKGLNITHTRHVGKLGLLLSVGTKQSTGYQENGDFVKFNALFKAKTPVGQRGQLELSAQWANNNHGDFLQWKSQNSPLEVPEKELGNRVKYLKESVFATYRHLISRKWALTAKAHWYRCDWRNYFYDNRDYAVTDRMGTEVQADYVNGIQSLTIGAEGTYYKTRSLIYGNRYVWDAAVYAEDEIAISKKIRAILGTRYDYHVIDAISTDQQISPRTGLIFKPWQFTSLRASAGHGFRAPSIAEVFATTSASGFRVVGNPDLNKAERSWNFETGIRQTIVLPRRNSIKPGFFPNPIKWFLQNAEPAFIVDLSFFWMQYKNMIDVVMNPDEQAFQFVNIGRARNRGVELLVKMTGFGRVVTGTIGYTYLDPEDLATGKILNYRSRNRFTAGFDLNIKKVSMGMDYRYASRIEEVVNIYNSDERVPIYVIDLRFGYKFYKFQLNFDVKNLRNYHYTLRQRYLEPVRSYVFTFRGLL
- a CDS encoding DUF2085 domain-containing protein, which produces MISKKAGAVVFIFFSHICHQQEERSFIINDVQLAVCSRCTGIYSGFFAGIIFYPLLRRKINTRLRELLIIGGAILLTEFIFSHLNIFNSSNLMRLLTGLLPGFIAANLFINAIFDLNKKKGVTYGSKSK
- a CDS encoding phosphatase PAP2 family protein, whose protein sequence is MVKTFILKLSELDHYLCIHIAGWNGRKFLDRIMYALSHLGYGYLYPAIIGCTAMFDRSNSGPLLQSGFLAFLIETVSQTILKIKARRQRPFLVLPQIKSIMKAPDMFSFPSGHAAGAFVMATIFYHFYPSLSIPLYGTASAIGFSRVYNGVHYPSDVLAGSFLGFISARLGVMIAL
- a CDS encoding 4Fe-4S dicluster domain-containing protein, which produces MKYPKLRELREALRSLFSKPYTTKFPKEQHIPFEGFRGKPEYFDEYCVGCGACAEVCPGNAIHVIDPEEPVTIKNPLRKIELRYDSCIFCGNCEQNCITGKGIQLTSKFDLALFDRKLACESIEKELVICEVCHSIITTKDHLEWTSKKLGTLAYGNPNLVLVPAGIETSPAERFEDAEIRRTDIMKVLCPKCRHEVMLKDIWG
- a CDS encoding Na+/H+ antiporter subunit G; the encoded protein is MSNAMWNEIVGKIIIGMGVAFDALGCLGLLRLPDVYNRLQAATKCVTFGTCGILFGIFIMKGFTGLGVKALIGIPFVLLTSPVGAHAIARGAHIFGVKLWEKSVVDQYAEDRGDNPRL
- a CDS encoding cation:proton antiporter, with translation MNTFFLILVGCCFACLVRAAVGRTIPDRMVAIDIIGTLAVGMTALWAVISKRDFIIDVALAWIFLSFLGTLALAKYLAHKTLDE
- a CDS encoding Na+/H+ antiporter subunit E, whose protein sequence is MRKILLILFSFLLWIGLSWSLDWQHILIGIVIAILSGIIFGENFIRDTNKVLNPERWFWVAVYLPVFVWEMAKANFDVAYRVLHPRMPINPGIVRVKTKLKSDMGKAILSNSITLTPGTLTVDIKGDILYIHCINVKHTDIKRASEKIAGKFEKILLKIFN
- a CDS encoding NADH/ubiquinone/plastoquinone (complex I); translated protein: MNILPLFIVIPLGFAFLLPFLAKLWRNIPDIIGNLATLILTIMTFWMLGSFNHTIVFYAGGWQPVNHIPIGISMVADGLSLFMLLIINFVGLMVTIYSVDYMRHYTDKVKYYILFLLMIAGLNGVVLAGDFFNMFVFLEISAIASYSLVAFGVGAEELEASFKYQVLGGTASAFILFAIAILYRVTGTLNMADASKMISNTGMNSALMFTAILFFVGFSLKAALIPFHAWLPDAHPSAPAPISAMLSGVVIKVLGVYALIRIFFNVFGISQFKFLSLMLLVFGTLSMVVGGILAVGQKDVKRMLAYSSISQIGCVIFALGLGTSLGYFAALFHMMNHAAFKSLLFLDSGAIVYRTGTRDMEKMGGLGDVMPLTSGTSLIGSLSISGIPPFAGFWSKLLIVIAAVQSKHFILALVFVLVSIITIVYFMKFNKMVFQGKLNKIFQDIKEVPVMMSIPMVILAILSITMGLLLIPGLKTMILSPAANIIAGGLNYVQMVLGG